Genomic segment of Sphingobium sp. EM0848:
CATGCTGCACGGTTCTGGCCCAGGAGCCAGTGGCTGGAGCAACTTCAATCCCAATTTCGCGAAGCTGGCCCAGCGCTACAAAGTCTATCTGCTCGACTTTCCGGGCTGGGGAAAATCGTCCGAATATGACCCAACCGGGGAGAACCGCTTTCTCGCCAATGTCGAGGCGACCCGCTTGTTCATGGACGGTCTTGGTATCGAAAAAGCAGCGCTAGTCGGCAATTCGATGGGCGGGCTTGCTGCACTGATGATGACCGCACTGCACAACGACCGGGTCACTCATTGCATTACCATGGGCGCACCGGCACCCGGCGGCCCGCAACTGTTCTTTCAACCCGGTGGCCCGACAGAGGGGCTCAAGATTCTCTTCGCGACATATGCTGATCCAAGCCCCGAGAATTTTCGCAGGCTGGTCAATGTAATGGTCTTCGACCCGGCCTATGCGACCGATGAACTGGTGAACCAGCGCTCCGCAAATGCCCTCGCGAACCCTGCGCATTTGTCCAATTTTCTTAAGGGCGCGGCCGCCATGAATATCGATGGTCTGGGCCAGGACGAGGTTTTCGCGGGCCTTGCACGCACAACTACGCCCTCGTTGCTGATCCATGGCCGCGACGATCGGACCGTGGGCGTGGAGCACAGCATGCGCCTGGCGGGTGTCATGCCAAATTCCAGCCTCATCGTCTTCAACCGCTGTGGCCATTGGGCGCAGCTTGAACATGCAGATCGGTTCAATGCCATGCTTGCAGCGTTTATCGACGCCTGACCGGGCCGATTGGCGCCGCTTCAGGACCTGCGTTCCAAACGCTGACCATCCGTGAAGCACTCCGCCTGCCCTAGGCCGATTACCGGACAAGCAATCCAACTTTGAAGGGTAACCCAAGATGACTTCAGCAGTTCAAAAACCGGCGTATGAAACCGAGGTTCTGATCATCGGCACCGGGCCGGCAGGCGGCACCATGGCCTTGGCTCTGGCCAAAGCGGGCATTCGCACGGTGATCGCCAACCGCTATGGCTGGACCTGCCGGACACCCCGCGCTCATATCACCAACCCTCGGGCGATGGAAATTTTTCATGACCTCGGTGTGATCGATGACGTCAATCTCTACGCGTCGCCTAACGAGTTGATGGGCGAAAACGTGATGTGCCAGAGCCTTGCGGGCGAAGAGTTCGGCCGCCTGCGTACCTGGGGCCATGAGCCCGGCCGCCGCTTCAACTATGCCCTTGGGACCCCGGAAGTCTTCGTCGATCTGCCGCAGAACTATCTGGAAAAAATTCTACTGGGTGCCGCTGCACACAAGGGTGCGGAGGTGTTGCTTCACACCGAATTCGTCAAGTTTGATCAGGATGATGAGGGCGTTACCTCGGTCCTGCGCAATCGGCTGACGGGTGAAGAGTACTCGGTGCGATCAAAGTATCTCGTCGGCGCTGACGGCGCGCGGTCGGCGATCGCGAAACAGCTGAATCTGCCCTTCAAGGGCGATATGGATAAGCTGGGCGCGACCAATATCGTTTTCACGGCCGATCTGACTAAGTATGTCGAGCATCGCCCAAGCTCGCTCTACTGGATGTTCACACCCGGAGAAGCACCGGGCGGGTTGATGATGGGGGCCCTGCGGATGGTTCGCCCATGGACCCGCTGGCTGGCAACGACGTTTTTCGACATCAACAATCCGCCCGTGATTGATCATGTCGAAGCACGCCGACTCATGCACAGGTTGATCGGTGACGACAGCATCGACGTTCAGATTGAATCGGTGTCGTTGTGGGCATTCAATGAATGCTGGGCGACCCGGTTTCACCAGGGCCGTGTGTTCTGTGCCGGAGACGCGGTACACCGCCACCCGCCACTGAAGGGTCTGGGTTCGAACACCTCGGTTCAGGACAGCTACAATTTGGCTTGGAAACTCGTCCATGTCCTTAAGGGAATGGCCACTCCGGCGCTGCTGGAAAGCTATTCGCAGGAACGCGTGCCCGTGGCCGAAGAGTTTGTTCCTGCCGCCTTTGGCGCGATGAAATATTACGACCAGGTTGTAGCCGCACTCAATCCTACCTTGTCCGACGATCCCGCCGTGTCCTCTGCCAGCTTTGAAATGCTCAAGGGCGAAAGTGCTGACCTGTCTGCGCGGCGACAACTGCTTCGGGAGGCTGTCGCCGACACCTACCGGACGTATGACTGCCCTGGAATCGAGATGAACCAGCGGTATCAGAGCTGCGCAGTGGTGACGCCTGAAGGCGAGACTGCGCCGCCCTTCTCGCAAGATGCCGAGATTTACTATCAGCCCACCAGCTTCCCGGGCGCTCGCTTGCCCCATGCATGGCTGTTCAAGGACGGATCGAAGATCTCGTCACTCTATGTATGCGGTGGCGGTGAATTTACGTTGCTCACTGGCAACAGCGGGGCCGGATGGCGTGCAATTGCCAAAGCTGTGTCAGACAAACTGGGCGTGCCCATCAAGGTTGTGACCATTGGTCTGGGGCAGGATTATCAGGACCACTATGGCGATTATGCCCGCATCAGCGAGGTCGATGAAAGCGGCGCGCTGCTGGTACGGCCCGACGTCTATATCGGGTGGCGCGCTGGTTCGCTGACGGAAACGGCAGCAGTTGAC
This window contains:
- a CDS encoding alpha/beta fold hydrolase, coding for MMSTEAQTSQYIDTPRWRLHYHVAGEGHPLIMLHGSGPGASGWSNFNPNFAKLAQRYKVYLLDFPGWGKSSEYDPTGENRFLANVEATRLFMDGLGIEKAALVGNSMGGLAALMMTALHNDRVTHCITMGAPAPGGPQLFFQPGGPTEGLKILFATYADPSPENFRRLVNVMVFDPAYATDELVNQRSANALANPAHLSNFLKGAAAMNIDGLGQDEVFAGLARTTTPSLLIHGRDDRTVGVEHSMRLAGVMPNSSLIVFNRCGHWAQLEHADRFNAMLAAFIDA
- a CDS encoding FAD-dependent monooxygenase, with the protein product MTSAVQKPAYETEVLIIGTGPAGGTMALALAKAGIRTVIANRYGWTCRTPRAHITNPRAMEIFHDLGVIDDVNLYASPNELMGENVMCQSLAGEEFGRLRTWGHEPGRRFNYALGTPEVFVDLPQNYLEKILLGAAAHKGAEVLLHTEFVKFDQDDEGVTSVLRNRLTGEEYSVRSKYLVGADGARSAIAKQLNLPFKGDMDKLGATNIVFTADLTKYVEHRPSSLYWMFTPGEAPGGLMMGALRMVRPWTRWLATTFFDINNPPVIDHVEARRLMHRLIGDDSIDVQIESVSLWAFNECWATRFHQGRVFCAGDAVHRHPPLKGLGSNTSVQDSYNLAWKLVHVLKGMATPALLESYSQERVPVAEEFVPAAFGAMKYYDQVVAALNPTLSDDPAVSSASFEMLKGESADLSARRQLLREAVADTYRTYDCPGIEMNQRYQSCAVVTPEGETAPPFSQDAEIYYQPTSFPGARLPHAWLFKDGSKISSLYVCGGGEFTLLTGNSGAGWRAIAKAVSDKLGVPIKVVTIGLGQDYQDHYGDYARISEVDESGALLVRPDVYIGWRAGSLTETAAVDLEAAFSTILGRGASGHGELKASGAIQPSKKFDEMDNALTAKFTPAS